The stretch of DNA GTTAATACCCGTACCACCTCCAACAAACAATGGTTCACCTTTTTCATCTTTTGGTCCTTCAATCGTCTGCCATTCATCTGTAGTTTCGTCATATATGCAACCATCCATCGCCAATTTTGCTTCCTCACCATTTGCAGCAGGGGCAAAACCACCAAATAGACAGAAACGATTATCACCAATGCTACCAGCTACTGGCTGCACACGCACAATTCCGGGGAAAGGTTTTACGTCTTTCCAACCAGCTGAAAGATGATCTAAATCTAATCGTAAAACTCGATTCGAAGCCTTGCCATCCATCATTCCTCCTGCAATATAAAGATGTCTGCCTACTAAGGCTCCCGCCATGTTGTCTGCAGAATAAGGAAGAGAAGGTAGAGACATAACTTCAGCTTTACCGCATACGAAGTTAACACGATAAACGTTCCTACAGCTCCCATCATTATTCATTCCACCTACAATAATCATACTGTTATCGCAATTGACTGCGACACCATAAGCCAGAGGTTCAGGTAAATGACCAACCAACTTCCAATTCAGCTGATTATCCTCATCAGTCTTGGATGCATAAATCCCACGATAATAAAGCTTCTTACTATCAGGTGCCAAAGTGTGTACAGGGAAATTACATCCACCAGCCATTACAAGTTGATTATCAATACACCCCGCATAACAGGCGGAAACGCCCTGTTCAATTCCCACTTCTTCACTAGGAAAGCCACTCATTAACACTAAGCTATCAGCATCAGAAGCATTCACTTCCAATACCGTCAATAAGGTTATCGCTGTCATTATTAGGTTTTTAAGTTTCATCGTTTTAGGTTAATGTTGCTCGTGAGTATCCATCATACATTAAAGCTAGTATATGGATGTCTTTACTTACGACAAAGAGTATAAATCCTTGTCGTAATCAATTATTATCCTTATCATTCGTTGTTAGCATATCCGTATCCTCCGATAAGATAACACCACGTGATGAATCAATCGGACGGAAATATCTTTCGATAAGAATAATATATCTTTGCTCGAAAAGCACTAACTGTTATTTCAACGTAGGGACAATAGCAAGATAAAGAACATCGTGATCAGTACAATTCTCAAACCAATGAAAGTGACCTTCCGGACAATAGTGCAACTGCCCTACCCTTGCAACCTCCGTTGTATCATCATAATGAACGGTCAGTTCACCACTGATAACATACATCACCTCAAATGTACCTACATGCTGATGCTTACCACTGCTTGCACCTGGACGCAAAGTTGAGTACATGATACGCGCCTTATCATCAACAAAAGCACGTAAGTCCAATTTTCCTTCACCGCCTTTAAAGCCTTCTATATGCTCTTCGGCAATCTTGTCAAAATCAATTATCATAATTCTTAAATTGTTATATGCAAAGATAAGAAAAAAAGCAGAGACCCCATAAGAGTCTCTGCTTTTTTATTTGGTTTTATTTGACAGATTAGAATGTGTAACGCAAACCAAGCTGACCACGCCAACGGCTATAGTAGTCGCTATAGTTACGTGTTGCATAACCACCTGTGAACTGGTAATGACCATTCTTCTGATAGTTTACTGGGCTGTAGTAGATACCGAAGCCATCTCCATAAGTGTGACCCCAATCCTTATTCAGCAAGTTACCAACGTTGATAATATCAAAGCTCAACTCAAGAGAGTTAACCTGACCAGCCACTTTAAAGCTATACTTCTGTGCAAAGTGAACATCAAAGTGGTGCTCAAAAGCGAGGTTATCAGCATAACGCTTGTAGTACTCTCCACGATGCTTCTTCATATAAGAATCATTGCCAATCCAATGTTTCATCATCGCACGTTGCATATCAGCAGTCAACTTAGGAGCTGTGAAACCATCACCAAAGACTGTATTTGTGAGTGCATTAGCAGAGAAATTTGTCTCATCAAACTGCATTTTATCAATCTGTGCATCAGTTGGAATGAAGAAGAGGTCGTTGCCATTTGCACCATCCTCATTAACATCACCATAGTAATAGATAGTATATGGAGAGCCACTCTTTGCCTGATAAATAAGCCCCACTGTCGTCTGCCACTGTTTCTGAGCACCATAGTTTATATGATAGTAAGCAGAAGCCTGAATGCGATGAGGGATATTATAAGCTGAATTACCCAACTCAGGGTCGTTAGGGTTACGATATGTGTAATTAAATCTCCAGTTACTTTCAGCAACAGAAGAACCACCATTATTTACACTCATTGACTTTGTCCAAGTGTAACTTGCCATCAAATCAAGACCGAAGTCGAAGTGCTTCTCACCCTTCAAGCTCAAGTTTACAGTGTAACCCTTTGAGGTATTGCTGAGCTTATAGATATTTGCATAAGGGCTTCCGTTTGTCACCTTAGAATAAAGTGGACGATTATCCTCTACAGGTACACCCGCACTACCATAAACCTGACCAAATGTCATACCAGTCTGCTCGTATGCAAGGTTTTGATAAAGGATATCATTCAATGTCTTTGAGTAGATAGCCTCAGCTGTCCAATTAATGCCCAACACATTAAAATCGAGACCAAGATTGAAACGAAGGTTCTGTGCATATTTGAAGTTATGATCGTAAACATTAATCGTCTGATTTCCTAACGCCTTCAACTTATTTGCATTTGCATCCTGTCCTGCTGGGTCGAGCAACAGTTCCAATCCTGTTGGAGAGTTTGCATAAAAGGTAGATACCTGAATACCCGTGTTAGCATAGTTATTGCTAATCCAAACGAATGGAATACGTCCTGTGAACACACCCATACCACCACGGAGAATGTAACGACGATCCTTATTAATATCCCAACGGAAACCTACACGAGGACTCCAAAGAGGAGTACTTGCCAAACGCTGGTTTGTCTTAACGTTCCAACCCTTGGTGTCAGCATACTGAGCAAACGGTTCGTTAGCTGTAGGTGTGTCAATGATGATTGGAATGTCCATACGCAAACCATAAGTCAACTGGAAGTTTGAAGTAGCATCCCACTTATCCTGTGCATAGAAACTTAACTGCGCTGCACCGAAAGAACTTTCCCAACGAGGATTACCCGTTACGTCAACATTTGCGTGACCATAACGATACTGGTTGATATAAGATTTCCTAGGATCTAATGTTCCTGCAACATAATCGTTGTAGTAGCTTACGAAAGAATCATAGTTCTTAAAAGTATAACTTCCAAAGAGATCTTGGAGGAAAAGGTTTGTAAACTTATACAACTCATTATGAGTACCAAAAGTAAAGGTATGATTACCCTTATACCATGTCAAGTTATCTTCAAGCGTATAGATGTCCTGGTCCAAGCGGTTAGCCATAGAAGAACGATCAATACCCAAGTTTACCGAACCACCACC from Prevotella scopos JCM 17725 encodes:
- a CDS encoding cyclically-permuted mutarotase family protein, producing the protein MKLKNLIMTAITLLTVLEVNASDADSLVLMSGFPSEEVGIEQGVSACYAGCIDNQLVMAGGCNFPVHTLAPDSKKLYYRGIYASKTDEDNQLNWKLVGHLPEPLAYGVAVNCDNSMIIVGGMNNDGSCRNVYRVNFVCGKAEVMSLPSLPYSADNMAGALVGRHLYIAGGMMDGKASNRVLRLDLDHLSAGWKDVKPFPGIVRVQPVAGSIGDNRFCLFGGFAPAANGEEAKLAMDGCIYDETTDEWQTIEGPKDEKGEPLFVGGGTGINLSKDQLLVMGGVNKDVFLSAVNHPQPDYLSHPIDWYRFNPYTLYYNADGWKVLYKSPDTARAGAALAQTEQGLYVIGGELKPRVRSNKVVRYPKR
- a CDS encoding cupin domain-containing protein is translated as MIIDFDKIAEEHIEGFKGGEGKLDLRAFVDDKARIMYSTLRPGASSGKHQHVGTFEVMYVISGELTVHYDDTTEVARVGQLHYCPEGHFHWFENCTDHDVLYLAIVPTLK
- a CDS encoding TonB-dependent receptor is translated as MQKRLLFLVTLLLAMTTTVMAQITTSGISGKVMSQGEDVIGATITATHQPSGTVYRAVTNIDGRYTIQGMRVGGPYKVTVAYIGQKTKTFDNVTLRLGETEDLSCSLQDDTKELQEVVVKGSAGVNATKTGAAQSISSKQIADMPSITHGIADVARLNPQLTTTNSGAMSFAGTSNRYNSFMIDGAANNDVFGLSSDGTNGGRAGAQPVSMETIEQIQVNVAPFDVRQGGFTGGAINAITKSGTNVFHGSVYGFGNNQNLVGSTYPLADGGYAPKFNKQQEYNIGVTLGGPIIKDKLFFFANYEKTNKTYPNLYALGSEQSAVDAAKANDILIKIADIANRQGVNFPTALSTDDIYTKSDKVGLKLDWNINESNKASVRWSLVNAVQLNNAGSRTAVNGKSFAFPFESVTNSFIAELQSRLSPSVANEARASYVRVRDNRAITGEYPNVTINNVGGGSVNLGIDRSSMANRLDQDIYTLEDNLTWYKGNHTFTFGTHNELYKFTNLFLQDLFGSYTFKNYDSFVSYYNDYVAGTLDPRKSYINQYRYGHANVDVTGNPRWESSFGAAQLSFYAQDKWDATSNFQLTYGLRMDIPIIIDTPTANEPFAQYADTKGWNVKTNQRLASTPLWSPRVGFRWDINKDRRYILRGGMGVFTGRIPFVWISNNYANTGIQVSTFYANSPTGLELLLDPAGQDANANKLKALGNQTINVYDHNFKYAQNLRFNLGLDFNVLGINWTAEAIYSKTLNDILYQNLAYEQTGMTFGQVYGSAGVPVEDNRPLYSKVTNGSPYANIYKLSNTSKGYTVNLSLKGEKHFDFGLDLMASYTWTKSMSVNNGGSSVAESNWRFNYTYRNPNDPELGNSAYNIPHRIQASAYYHINYGAQKQWQTTVGLIYQAKSGSPYTIYYYGDVNEDGANGNDLFFIPTDAQIDKMQFDETNFSANALTNTVFGDGFTAPKLTADMQRAMMKHWIGNDSYMKKHRGEYYKRYADNLAFEHHFDVHFAQKYSFKVAGQVNSLELSFDIINVGNLLNKDWGHTYGDGFGIYYSPVNYQKNGHYQFTGGYATRNYSDYYSRWRGQLGLRYTF